From a single Mus musculus strain C57BL/6J chromosome 12, GRCm38.p6 C57BL/6J genomic region:
- the Lbhd2 gene encoding LBH domain-containing protein 2 isoform X1, which yields MSTPQPAAPESPTEGPRGPAGKAAVGVREKGPWLCQRLPSIVVEPTEAGAVESGELRWPPEGTQRGTPQIQAAAAPSPSPPGKEADDDVIQGASSGHQAFPAPVTDAGVAGSTL from the exons ATGAGCACCCCACAGCCAGCAGCACCAGAGAGCCCCACTGAGGGCCCCAGAGGCCCAGCAGGGAAG GCTGCGGTAGGTGTCCGGGAGAAGGGCCCTTGGCTCTGTCAGCGACTGCCCTCTATTGTGGTGGAACCCACTGAAGCGGGTGCTGTGGAAAGCGGGGAGCTGCGTTGGCCACCTGAGGGTACACAGAGAGGTACCCCTCAGATCCAGGCTGCTGCTG CTCCTTCCCCAAGTCCACCAGGGAAGGAAGCAGATGATGATGTCATCCAGGGTGCCAGCTCCGGGCACCAGGCATTCCCTGCTCCAGTAACAGATGCGGGTGTGGCAGGCTCTACTCTCTGA